GGCTGACGAACGGCATGAGCGTGACCGCCATCAGCAGGACGAGCAGCAGCCTTCCGGTCCACGTCTCCCGGCGTCCGACGATCATGAGGACCTGTCCTTGGTGAGCCACTGGATGGGAAGGGCGACGAGGATGACGAGCACCATGAGCACGACGGCCAGTGCGGACGCCATGCCCACCTGCCGCTCGGAGAAGGCCAGGTAGTAGATCTCCAGCCCGGGGACCATCGTCGCGTTGCCCGGTCCGCCCTGCGTGGAGACGTAGACGATGTCGAAGCTGGCCAGCGCCGCGATCACGGTCACCGTGACGCAGACGCCGATCTCCTGCCGCAGGCAGGGCACGGTGATCGAGACGAACTCGCGCAGCGGCCCTGCTCCGTCCATCCGGGCGGCCTCGTACAGCGCCGGATCGATCTTGCTCAGGCCGGACAGGAGAAGGATCGTGCACAGGCCGAGCAGCACCCACGCCCCGATCACGCCGACCGCCGGCAGGGCCGTGGAGAAGTCGCCCAGCCAGGCGCGCGCCACGCTTTCGAGGCCGACGTACGCGAGCAGCTGGTTGACCAGGCCGGTCGACGACATCAGCCAGCTCCAGGCGATGCCGGCGGCGACGAGCGGGATGACCTGCGGCAGGAACAGGACCGTCCGCGCCACCAGCGCGAGCCGGCTCGCGGCGATCCGGCGGATCGTCGAGGCGATCGCGAGGCCCAGCACGACCGGGATCACGCTGAAGAAGACGATCAGCTTGATCGCGTTGAGGATGGAGGCGAACAGGTCGGGGTCGGTGAACACCCTGACGTAGTTGCCCAGGCCGGCCCAGGTGGACGGGCCGATGCCGTCCCAGCGGTACATCGAGTACTGGACGGTGAGCGCGATCGGGCGCAGCACGAAGACCGCGTAGACGCCGAGTGCCGGAGCCACGAAGAGCCAGCCGACCCAACTCGGGGTGCGGAGCCCCGCCGCGCGGGCGGGGCTCTGCTTCCTGGGCACGGGCTTCCTGGGCACGGGCTTCCTCGTCACGGCTGCCGGCCCGGGGCGGGTCGCGGGGGGATCGACCTCGCTGTCGGGAGTCGGCCGTGTCATCGGTGCTCAGCTCCCCTTGACCTGGCTCGTGTAGTCGCTCTGCACCGACTTCAGCAGCGCCTCGGGGGTCTGCTGACCGGCGACCAGTTTCTGCAACTGCGGCGTCCAGCTCTTGGCGTAGATCGCGCCGGTGGCGTTGGCGATGAAGTCCATCGAGCCGTTGTCCTCGGCGATCTTGGCTCCTGCCGCCAGGGTGCTCGCGGTGACCGTGCCCTCGCTGACCTCCGGCATGGGAGCGTCCGCCGGCCCCATCGGGTGCGACCCGCCGACCTGCACGCCGATCTCACGCGCCTTCGGGTCGGTCGCCACCCAGTTGAGGAAGTACGCCGCGCAGTCGGCGTTCTTCGCCCTGGAGCTGATCCCGTAGGTGAGGGGCGCCGACATCGCGGCCTGCTTGCCGCCCTGCTGCGCCGGCGGCATCAGGAAGAAGCCCACGTCGCCCGGCATCTGCTTGTCGAGGTTCCCCGACTCCCAGTCGCCGTTGAACATGAACAGGCCCTCGCCCTTGATGAAGCGGCTCATCATGGTCGCGTAGTCGACGGCGTTGACGTCCTTCCAGAAGTACCCGGCCTTGATCCACTTCTCCAGGTGCCGCGTCGCCTGCAGGTTGGAGGGGGTGTCGATCGTGGCGCCCGGCTTCTGGTAGATCCACTCGTTGATCGGCCCCGAGGGACCGTACGCGGCCATGAGGTCCTGCAGTGGGAAGGCGAGACCGCCGGTGGCTCCGCCGTTGAACTGGGCGATCGGGGTGATGCCCGCGCTCTTGGCCTTCGCGAGCGCGTCGTCCAGCTCGGCCAGGGTGGCGGGCGGGGACGACATGCCGATCTTGTCGGCGAGCTTCTTGTTGTAGAACACGCCGGTCATGCTGAAGTTCAGCCCCATGGCGTACAGCGACCCCTCCCCGCGGGTCTTGCCGCCGGGGGCCATGCGCATCTGCTCCAGCTGTGAGGCGGGCCAGGAATCCCAGCCGAACGCCTTCGCGTAGCCGTCGAGGTTCTTCAGCAGGTTGTTCTTCACCAGCTCCGACACCTGCGGGAGCCGCATCAGGTCCGGCGGGTCGTCGGCGAGGACGCGCGGCGCGTTCTGCGTGATCACCGCGAACTGGTCCTCGCGGATGTTCCACTTCACGTTCGGATGCTGCTTGGAGAACTCGGTGCTGAGCTCCTTCGGCAGGGGAAAGCCGGTCTCGATGTAGGCGTTGAGCGTGACCGGCGCCGTGCCGCAGGTCGGCGCGGCCGCCAGGGACGCGCCGGTGGCCTCCGGCCGGGGGGCGTCGCCGCCGGGCGCCCCGCAGCCCGCCGCCAGCGCCCCTCCCATCACGACCGCGAGCGCGGCCCCGTTCCAGCGAGTTCGACGCGACATCTGCGTCTCCTTGATTGCTCGGGGACCCGCCGGCACACACCGGACGCCCCAGGACTCAGGTTTGCTAAATCGGATTAGCAGTGCGATAGTCTCATCACACGTGCCGCGGGGTGTCAACCCCCACATCGCAGGAGGTCGACCGGTGAGCCCACGACGGGTCACGCTGGCGGACGTCGCCAAGACCGCCGGCGTCTCGCCGACCACCGCGTCGCTCGTGCTGTCCGGACGCGGCCGGGAGCTGCGCATCTCCCAGGACGTCGAGCAGCGTGTCCTCAAGGCCGCGGCCGAGCTGCAGTACCGGCCGAACATCGTATCCGTAGGCCTCCGAACTGGGACAACTCGGACTATCGGCTTTATTTCGGACACAGTCGCCACGTCGCGGCTCGCCGGCGACATGATCAAGGGAGCACTCGAAGCCGCGCGGGAGCGCGGCTTCATGTTGTTCATCGGTGAGACGGAGGGCGACGCCGAGCTGGAGCGCCTCCTGCTGCAGGCCATGCACGACCGTCAGGTGGACGGCATCATCCTGGCCGCGATGTACACGAGAACCATCAAGGTGCCGAAGGGCATGGCGGTCGCCCCCGCCGTCCTGCTCAACGCGCTCCCCAAACAGCCGTCACCGCTGCCGTCGGTCATCCCCGACGAGATCGAGGCCGGACGCGTCGCCGCGAGAACTCTGCTCGACGCCGGCCATCGCGAGGGCATCCACCTGATCGGCGCCGGCCCCGGCCGGCGCAACGTCCCTCCGGGTGGAAGCGTCGCGGCCGTCGAACGGCTCATCGGCATCCGCGAGGTGCTCGCCGAGGCGGGGGTCAAGCCGGCGGGCGGGCACGTCTGCCCCGACTGGCAACCCGAGTACGGCCTCAGCGTGACCCGGGAGCTGCTGAAGAAGGAGCGCCCGCGGGCGTTGATCTGCTTCAACGACCGGGTCGCCCTCGGCGCCTATCAGGCACTCGACGACTTCGGGCTCAAGGTGCCCGCCGACGTCTCCGTCGTGTCCTTCGACGACCACCCCATCGCCTCGTGGATGCGCCCCCAGCTGACGACGGTGGCCCTCCCCCACTACGAGCTCGGCCGCAAGGCCGTCGACGTGCTGTTCACGGAGATCGGCCGCGACCGCGAGGACGACGGCGGGGAGGGTGAGGTGCATCGCGTGCCGATGCCCATCCGCCTGCGGGAGTCGGTCACCTCGCCGGGCGCGTGACCGGCACAGCGGCCCCCTCCCATGCCGGTCGACGCGTCTTCGCACCGCTGCCGGGGCGGACCGCAGGCTAGCGGTCCGGGTCGTGGATGACGGCCCACTTGTCACCGCGTTTGAAGTAGAGCATCTCCGTGTCGGTGTAGAGGGTGGGGGATGCCTTGCGGTCGTCGCGAATCCACAGCCTGCCGGCCCGCGACGTGGCGAGGTCGAAGATCACTTCGGCCTTCCGTCCCTGCTCGTCGACCTGGGTCAGGGTGACGAAGCGGCCGGCCACGAGTGACCGGGGGCTGTCGCCCGGCAGGTCCAGAACCTGGCTGCCGTCGCGGCGGGTCGCCTGGGTGCCGGTCAGGCACCAAACCACATCGCACCGCGCCCGCGCCGGATCGTCGAGCCGCTCCCCTGTGCTCAGGTTGAGCAGATTCGTCATGGCCGCCGGACCGTCGGCGGGACGCCCCGCCCAGGGCCAGGAGAAAAGACGCAGCCCCTCCGTACCCGGGACGAACGACGGTTCGCCGCCCGCCACCGGAACCTGGTTGACGCCCCCCGACTTGGTCGACGACCAGAAGATCCTGCCGCCTCCGACCGCCAGGTCCACACCGTAGATGGTGTCCCCGTTCTTCTTGTCCACGTCCAACTCGGCCGGGAACGAGACCACCGTGC
The DNA window shown above is from Microbispora sp. ZYX-F-249 and carries:
- a CDS encoding carbohydrate ABC transporter permease: MPRKPVPRKQSPARAAGLRTPSWVGWLFVAPALGVYAVFVLRPIALTVQYSMYRWDGIGPSTWAGLGNYVRVFTDPDLFASILNAIKLIVFFSVIPVVLGLAIASTIRRIAASRLALVARTVLFLPQVIPLVAAGIAWSWLMSSTGLVNQLLAYVGLESVARAWLGDFSTALPAVGVIGAWVLLGLCTILLLSGLSKIDPALYEAARMDGAGPLREFVSITVPCLRQEIGVCVTVTVIAALASFDIVYVSTQGGPGNATMVPGLEIYYLAFSERQVGMASALAVVLMVLVILVALPIQWLTKDRSS
- a CDS encoding LacI family DNA-binding transcriptional regulator yields the protein MSPRRVTLADVAKTAGVSPTTASLVLSGRGRELRISQDVEQRVLKAAAELQYRPNIVSVGLRTGTTRTIGFISDTVATSRLAGDMIKGALEAARERGFMLFIGETEGDAELERLLLQAMHDRQVDGIILAAMYTRTIKVPKGMAVAPAVLLNALPKQPSPLPSVIPDEIEAGRVAARTLLDAGHREGIHLIGAGPGRRNVPPGGSVAAVERLIGIREVLAEAGVKPAGGHVCPDWQPEYGLSVTRELLKKERPRALICFNDRVALGAYQALDDFGLKVPADVSVVSFDDHPIASWMRPQLTTVALPHYELGRKAVDVLFTEIGRDREDDGGEGEVHRVPMPIRLRESVTSPGA
- a CDS encoding ABC transporter substrate-binding protein produces the protein MSRRTRWNGAALAVVMGGALAAGCGAPGGDAPRPEATGASLAAAPTCGTAPVTLNAYIETGFPLPKELSTEFSKQHPNVKWNIREDQFAVITQNAPRVLADDPPDLMRLPQVSELVKNNLLKNLDGYAKAFGWDSWPASQLEQMRMAPGGKTRGEGSLYAMGLNFSMTGVFYNKKLADKIGMSSPPATLAELDDALAKAKSAGITPIAQFNGGATGGLAFPLQDLMAAYGPSGPINEWIYQKPGATIDTPSNLQATRHLEKWIKAGYFWKDVNAVDYATMMSRFIKGEGLFMFNGDWESGNLDKQMPGDVGFFLMPPAQQGGKQAAMSAPLTYGISSRAKNADCAAYFLNWVATDPKAREIGVQVGGSHPMGPADAPMPEVSEGTVTASTLAAGAKIAEDNGSMDFIANATGAIYAKSWTPQLQKLVAGQQTPEALLKSVQSDYTSQVKGS